From one Flavobacteriales bacterium genomic stretch:
- the guaB gene encoding IMP dehydrogenase, which translates to MERSATSAPATGVRPLPANGKLPQDKFTGEGLTYDDVLLVPAYSEVLPRDVDVRSHFSRNIRLNVPVVSAAMDTVTGAELAIAIAQQGGIGVIHKNQPVAEQAAEVRRVKRSESGMILDPVKLSRVATVGDALRLMAENRIGGIPVVDEANLLVGIVTNRDLRFEKKMARPVAEVMTSENIIKAKPDTTMAQAEDVLQSHKIEKLPVVDLAGKLVGLITYKDILKLKQHPHACKDRLGRLRVAAAIGIAADTMDRAKALVDAGVDALVIDTAHGHTKGVMSMVKQVKAAFPSVDVVAGNIATAEAARALVEAGADAVKVGIGPGSICTTRVIAGVGVPQLSAVLDCASAIEHTGVPVIADGGIRYTGDIVKALAAGAGTVMVGSMFAGVEESPGETIIYEGRRFKAYRGMGSIEAMQQGSKDRYFQDMEDDIKKLVPEGISGRVPYKGKLAEVVHQLVGGLRAGMGYCGAPDMAALKHARFIRITSAGVKESHPHDVYITREAPNYSHL; encoded by the coding sequence ATGGAACGATCGGCAACCTCAGCGCCCGCAACGGGCGTTCGCCCGCTGCCAGCCAACGGCAAGCTGCCCCAAGACAAGTTCACCGGCGAGGGCCTCACCTACGACGATGTGCTCTTGGTGCCCGCGTACAGCGAGGTGCTGCCGCGCGACGTGGACGTCCGTTCGCACTTCTCACGCAATATCCGCCTCAATGTGCCCGTGGTCTCCGCCGCCATGGACACGGTGACCGGCGCTGAGCTGGCCATTGCCATCGCCCAGCAGGGTGGCATCGGCGTGATCCACAAGAACCAGCCTGTCGCCGAGCAGGCAGCCGAAGTGCGCCGCGTGAAGCGCAGCGAGAGCGGGATGATCCTCGACCCGGTGAAGCTCAGCCGCGTTGCGACCGTGGGCGATGCGCTGCGCTTGATGGCCGAGAATCGGATCGGCGGCATACCCGTGGTCGATGAGGCCAATCTCCTTGTCGGCATCGTCACCAACCGCGACCTGCGCTTCGAGAAGAAGATGGCCCGGCCCGTGGCAGAGGTGATGACTTCCGAGAACATCATCAAGGCCAAGCCGGATACCACCATGGCGCAAGCCGAGGACGTGCTTCAGAGCCACAAGATCGAGAAGCTGCCCGTTGTGGATCTCGCTGGCAAGCTCGTGGGCCTGATCACCTACAAGGATATCCTGAAATTGAAGCAGCATCCGCATGCGTGCAAGGACCGCTTGGGCAGATTGCGCGTGGCCGCCGCCATTGGCATCGCCGCCGACACCATGGACCGCGCGAAGGCGCTTGTTGATGCCGGGGTGGATGCACTGGTGATTGATACCGCCCACGGACACACCAAGGGGGTGATGAGCATGGTGAAGCAGGTGAAGGCTGCATTCCCCAGCGTCGATGTGGTGGCTGGCAACATCGCAACGGCGGAAGCCGCGCGCGCGCTGGTAGAGGCCGGCGCCGATGCGGTGAAGGTGGGCATTGGCCCAGGGAGCATCTGCACCACGCGCGTGATCGCCGGCGTGGGCGTGCCGCAGCTCTCAGCCGTGCTTGATTGTGCCAGCGCAATCGAGCACACCGGCGTTCCGGTCATCGCCGATGGCGGAATCCGCTACACCGGTGATATAGTGAAAGCCCTGGCCGCTGGTGCCGGTACCGTGATGGTGGGCAGCATGTTCGCGGGCGTGGAGGAGAGCCCCGGTGAGACGATCATCTATGAGGGGCGCCGCTTCAAGGCGTACCGTGGCATGGGCAGCATCGAGGCCATGCAGCAGGGCAGCAAGGACCGCTACTTCCAGGACATGGAGGACGACATCAAGAAGCTGGTGCCCGAAGGCATCTCTGGCCGGGTGCCATACAAAGGCAAGCTCGCCGAGGTGGTGCATCAACTCGTGGGCGGGCTGCGAGCGGGCATGGGCTATTGCGGTGCGCCGGACATGGCCGCCCTGAAGCATGCCCGGTTCATCCGCATCACCTCGGCCGGGGTGAAGGAGAGCCATCCGCACGACGTGTACATCACGCGGGAGGCCCCGAATTACAGTCATCTCTAG
- a CDS encoding nitronate monooxygenase, with translation MKPRITSLFRIRYPLVQAGMIWCSGWRLASAVSNAGGLGLIGAGSMYPEVLREHIRKCKAATAKPFGVNVPMLYPDIEKHMAIIAEEGVPIVFTSAGNPATWTTWLKERGIKVVHVVSSVKFAVKAEKAGVDAVVAEGFEAGGHNGREETTTMVLVPMVRDAIGLPLVAAGGICDGRSMLAAMALGAEGVQVGSRFVCSEESSAHQAFKQRVADAGEGDTLLTLKEITPVRLLRNGFFEQVQSAYKQGVGFEGLKQLLGRGRAKKGMFEGDLSEGELEIGQASGRFSEILPAATILGRMLSEYEQARQQLAPMLNG, from the coding sequence ATGAAGCCGCGCATCACCAGCCTTTTCCGCATCCGATACCCGTTGGTGCAAGCGGGCATGATCTGGTGCTCCGGCTGGCGACTGGCCTCGGCGGTGAGCAATGCCGGAGGGCTTGGCTTGATCGGTGCCGGGAGCATGTACCCGGAAGTGCTCCGGGAGCACATCCGCAAGTGCAAAGCCGCCACCGCCAAGCCCTTCGGAGTGAACGTGCCGATGCTCTATCCGGACATCGAGAAGCACATGGCCATCATCGCTGAAGAAGGGGTGCCCATCGTGTTCACCTCAGCCGGCAATCCGGCAACCTGGACCACATGGCTGAAAGAGCGGGGCATCAAGGTGGTGCATGTGGTGAGCAGCGTGAAGTTCGCTGTGAAGGCTGAGAAGGCCGGTGTTGATGCCGTGGTGGCCGAGGGCTTCGAGGCAGGCGGGCACAATGGCCGCGAGGAGACCACCACCATGGTGCTGGTGCCCATGGTGCGCGATGCGATTGGCCTGCCCTTGGTTGCGGCAGGAGGCATCTGCGATGGGCGGAGCATGCTGGCCGCCATGGCCTTGGGGGCTGAAGGTGTGCAGGTCGGAAGCCGATTCGTCTGCTCCGAGGAAAGTTCGGCGCATCAGGCGTTCAAGCAGCGCGTGGCTGATGCAGGTGAAGGCGACACGTTGCTCACGCTCAAGGAAATCACGCCCGTTAGGCTGCTGCGGAACGGTTTCTTCGAACAGGTTCAATCGGCTTACAAGCAGGGGGTTGGGTTCGAAGGATTGAAGCAATTGCTCGGGCGTGGTAGAGCGAAGAAGGGCATGTTCGAAGGTGATTTGTCTGAGGGCGAGTTGGAGATCGGCCAAGCAAGCGGCCGCTTCTCCGAGATCCTGCCTGCCGCAACCATATTAGGACGCATGTTGTCCGAATACGAACAGGCCCGTCAGCAATTGGCACCGATGCTTAACGGATGA
- a CDS encoding gliding motility-associated C-terminal domain-containing protein, with the protein MNQLRPLVIVGILLMGSLLLLPEAVAQAPDPPAPRCASVNISGDVNLSWSIPPDPNGTCGQYQIWHANSPLGPFALLANVACGTTTYFHAGAGANAGPQFYYMASESNAVPPEVSAPSDTIATLFLQVFQSTPLGSANLSWNAPSTASSAATDFTIWLEHPIGIWTQIATVPTTAFAYQWVVDICEDSLTFRVGLADANGCVSFSNRDGEVFRDVTPPSVPVIQAVSVDSTSGLSNITWGASPEPDTDGYIIVYNGAGGAVIIDTVFGQFNNSYTWPDSYPFGGPESFTIASFDTCFSGTPPSPNTSATGASHSTMFARTEYDRCAARTRILWSPYVGWAPQSIQILAQFNGGAWAVLANLPGEATSYQHEVQPGNTYCYIVKAIQGPGLPGSLSNKTCRFTEYPQLPVGNYIRTVTVTAPDAITVIDSVDFNAQVSGYRLERSVNGAAYEQVAVFPATAGPVITYTDAGVDPSINGYRYRMQVLDSCGRASVASNLGANIVLKADPGLDGINRLTWNGYIQWAGAVAGYLVHRSVDDGPFEPIANLPSDPWEFADDVNAYASETGNFCYYVEAIEAGNPSGINANSSSNIACAFQQELIYIPNAFIVGSPIEANREIRPIIAFGDVAEYRFLIINRWNQVIWETEQVEVGWDGVVGSQVMPQGMYAYYCSVRNGAGRMVVKRGTVLLLRDE; encoded by the coding sequence GTGAACCAATTGCGGCCGCTGGTCATCGTCGGGATCCTGCTCATGGGCAGCCTCCTTCTGCTTCCTGAGGCCGTTGCCCAAGCACCCGATCCACCAGCGCCGCGCTGCGCTTCGGTGAACATCAGCGGCGATGTGAACCTCTCATGGTCCATTCCTCCGGACCCCAACGGCACTTGCGGGCAATACCAGATCTGGCACGCCAACTCGCCTTTGGGGCCATTCGCCTTGCTAGCGAATGTGGCCTGCGGGACGACCACCTATTTCCATGCAGGGGCAGGTGCCAATGCTGGCCCGCAGTTCTACTACATGGCTTCAGAGAGCAATGCGGTGCCGCCGGAGGTATCGGCCCCCAGCGACACCATCGCCACGCTCTTCCTGCAGGTCTTCCAGAGCACGCCATTGGGCAGCGCCAACCTCTCTTGGAATGCGCCATCGACCGCGAGCTCCGCAGCCACCGATTTCACCATCTGGCTCGAGCACCCGATCGGCATCTGGACGCAGATCGCCACGGTTCCCACCACCGCATTCGCCTATCAATGGGTGGTGGATATCTGCGAGGATTCGCTCACCTTCCGTGTGGGGCTAGCCGATGCCAACGGCTGCGTTTCTTTCAGCAACCGCGATGGCGAGGTGTTCCGGGACGTCACGCCCCCTTCGGTCCCGGTGATCCAAGCCGTGAGCGTGGATAGCACCAGCGGACTGAGCAACATTACCTGGGGGGCCAGCCCGGAGCCCGACACCGATGGCTACATCATCGTGTACAACGGAGCTGGCGGTGCGGTGATCATCGATACCGTCTTTGGGCAATTCAACAATAGCTACACCTGGCCAGACAGCTATCCGTTCGGCGGGCCGGAATCCTTCACCATCGCCTCGTTCGACACGTGCTTCTCGGGCACGCCGCCCAGCCCGAACACCAGCGCGACGGGAGCCTCGCACAGCACCATGTTCGCCCGTACCGAATACGACCGGTGCGCGGCCCGAACGCGGATCCTGTGGTCGCCATATGTGGGCTGGGCGCCGCAGAGCATCCAGATCCTGGCTCAATTCAATGGCGGTGCTTGGGCGGTGCTGGCCAACCTGCCGGGTGAGGCCACCAGCTACCAGCACGAGGTGCAGCCGGGCAACACCTATTGCTACATCGTGAAGGCCATCCAAGGACCAGGGCTACCCGGTTCGCTCAGCAACAAGACCTGCCGCTTCACGGAATACCCGCAACTGCCCGTCGGGAACTACATCCGCACGGTCACGGTCACCGCGCCGGATGCCATCACCGTGATAGACAGCGTGGACTTCAATGCGCAGGTTAGCGGTTACCGTCTGGAGCGCTCGGTGAATGGCGCGGCCTATGAGCAGGTGGCCGTGTTCCCGGCCACGGCAGGCCCGGTGATCACCTATACCGACGCGGGCGTGGACCCCTCGATCAACGGTTATCGCTACCGCATGCAGGTGCTCGACAGTTGCGGGCGGGCTTCGGTGGCCAGTAACCTCGGCGCGAACATCGTATTGAAAGCGGACCCTGGACTGGACGGCATCAACCGTCTCACTTGGAACGGGTACATCCAGTGGGCGGGCGCGGTGGCGGGGTACTTGGTCCATCGCAGTGTTGACGACGGGCCATTTGAGCCGATCGCCAACCTGCCGAGCGACCCTTGGGAATTCGCCGACGACGTGAACGCCTACGCTTCGGAAACGGGGAACTTCTGCTACTACGTGGAGGCCATCGAGGCCGGCAACCCCTCAGGCATCAATGCTAATTCATCCAGCAACATTGCCTGCGCTTTCCAGCAGGAACTGATTTACATCCCGAACGCCTTCATCGTGGGCAGCCCCATTGAGGCGAACCGCGAGATCAGGCCCATCATCGCATTCGGCGATGTGGCGGAATACCGCTTCCTGATCATCAATCGATGGAACCAAGTGATCTGGGAGACCGAGCAGGTCGAGGTAGGCTGGGATGGCGTGGTGGGCAGCCAGGTGATGCCTCAGGGCATGTATGCATACTACTGCAGTGTTCGCAACGGGGCGGGCCGCATGGTGGTGAAGCGCGGCACCGTGCTGCTCCTGCGCGACGAATGA